The following coding sequences are from one Lipingzhangella halophila window:
- a CDS encoding sensor histidine kinase — protein MAVGRDRHAADMAPRLANAITVAVFLLHATAALQTLFVNTRTPVPHDPASVAVAVALLGTLFALQLLQTRWVDRPERRTAALLVLAVQAGLVYLPAWHFAQAWVGLHSFLLGTALLVLRGPLRWLAVPAVLAGDALHQALVYYSPQDVGYGTVYTLTSGLVIFGVSRLGAQVAELSATRDELARGAVALQRAEFVRDIHATLGDALTSLVMRGELARRLLAGHPQQVQRELAAMRTAGRRGLAEARKLARGYRDAPPCATGSAPTSQRALLRPAWALLVAVLVGFLVSRQLSALQFPNFHTTELVVGTACMAGLVALHPLQVSWAGRPSRQGGARLALAAQAALAALPVLAFQSLHMVLANVLAASALFALPHRIRRSAFAAVVACVGLLGLFAVDTAPLAAVNYVIIALNGGLSIYGISRLLLMVSEVQELRRELAETAQAAERLRLGRDLHDLLGYSLSTVALKLDLAHRLATTQPDRALCELDQALSAARAALGELGTVAEGHRGPSLQQEYATVRDTLRSAGIAVRLRTEQDPLPAPVEATLAFVLREATTNLLRHSTARRARLTVRKDDDGSVTAELANDGASASPGEPAGGLANLTHRATEFGGTLHTHHTGGWFRLTVRIPLAAAEPSGPHS, from the coding sequence GTGGCAGTAGGGCGCGACCGCCACGCCGCGGACATGGCCCCGCGGTTGGCCAACGCCATCACTGTGGCGGTTTTCCTGCTGCACGCCACGGCCGCGTTGCAGACACTGTTCGTGAATACCCGGACGCCGGTGCCGCACGATCCCGCCTCCGTGGCCGTGGCTGTGGCACTGCTCGGCACGCTGTTCGCGCTGCAGCTGCTGCAGACCCGGTGGGTTGACCGCCCCGAGCGCCGGACCGCGGCGCTGCTGGTGCTGGCCGTCCAGGCAGGCCTGGTCTACCTGCCGGCCTGGCACTTCGCCCAGGCCTGGGTGGGCCTGCACTCGTTCCTGCTGGGGACCGCGCTGCTGGTCCTGCGCGGCCCCCTACGGTGGCTCGCGGTCCCAGCGGTACTCGCCGGGGATGCCCTGCACCAGGCGCTGGTGTATTACAGCCCGCAGGATGTGGGTTACGGCACTGTCTACACGCTCACCAGTGGGCTGGTGATCTTCGGGGTCTCCCGGCTGGGCGCCCAGGTGGCCGAGCTGAGCGCCACTCGCGACGAGCTGGCGCGGGGTGCGGTCGCCCTGCAGCGGGCGGAGTTCGTCCGCGACATCCACGCCACACTGGGCGACGCGCTCACCTCGCTCGTGATGCGGGGCGAACTGGCCCGCCGGCTGTTAGCCGGCCATCCGCAACAGGTACAGCGCGAGCTGGCGGCCATGCGTACCGCCGGACGCCGGGGCCTCGCCGAGGCCCGGAAGCTCGCCCGCGGCTACCGGGATGCGCCCCCGTGTGCGACCGGCAGCGCCCCTACTTCGCAGCGTGCGCTGCTGCGCCCGGCCTGGGCGCTGCTGGTGGCGGTGCTCGTCGGGTTCCTCGTCTCCCGGCAGTTGTCCGCCCTGCAGTTCCCGAACTTTCACACCACTGAGCTGGTTGTCGGCACCGCCTGCATGGCAGGGCTGGTCGCGCTGCACCCGCTGCAGGTGTCCTGGGCCGGCCGGCCGAGCCGGCAGGGGGGCGCCCGGCTCGCCCTGGCCGCGCAAGCGGCGCTGGCCGCACTGCCGGTGCTCGCCTTCCAGTCGCTGCACATGGTGCTGGCCAACGTGCTCGCGGCCAGTGCCCTGTTCGCGCTGCCCCACCGGATCCGCAGGAGCGCCTTCGCCGCCGTCGTCGCGTGCGTCGGACTGCTCGGGCTGTTCGCCGTGGACACCGCCCCGCTGGCCGCCGTGAACTACGTGATCATCGCACTGAACGGTGGGCTGAGCATCTACGGGATCTCGCGGCTGCTGCTCATGGTGAGCGAGGTCCAGGAGCTGCGCCGCGAGCTTGCCGAGACCGCCCAGGCCGCCGAACGGCTGCGCCTCGGTCGCGACCTGCACGATCTGCTGGGCTACTCCCTGTCCACCGTCGCCCTGAAGCTGGATCTCGCCCACCGCCTGGCCACCACTCAGCCCGACCGGGCCCTCTGCGAGCTGGACCAGGCCCTGAGCGCCGCGCGCGCCGCGCTGGGTGAGTTGGGCACCGTGGCCGAAGGGCACCGCGGGCCCTCCCTCCAGCAGGAGTACGCCACGGTCCGCGACACCCTGCGGTCCGCGGGAATCGCCGTGCGGTTGCGCACCGAGCAGGACCCGCTGCCCGCGCCGGTGGAGGCCACCCTCGCGTTCGTCCTCCGCGAGGCGACCACGAACCTGCTGCGCCACAGCACCGCCCGCCGGGCGCGGCTCACCGTCCGGAAGGACGATGACGGCAGTGTCACCGCCGAACTCGCCAACGACGGCGCCAGCGCCAGCCCCGGCGAGCCGGCCGGTGGGCTGGCCAACCTCACCCACCGCGCCACCGAATTCGGCGGCACCCTGCACACCCACCACACCGGCGGCTGGTTCCGCCTCACGGTGCGGATCCCGCTCGCCGCGGCCGAGCCGAGCGGGCCCCATTCCTGA
- a CDS encoding response regulator transcription factor, translating into MIRVVVAEDMHMVRGALVSLLGLEGDIAVVAELASGDGILPAVREHKPDVAVLDIDLPGTDGLTAAAQVAEQAPQTRTLILTALGRPANLRRALAAKAGGFLLKDAPPEELAEGIRGVHAGRRVVDGQLALEALDSQESPLTARELDVLRLMAEGADAAEVAKRLFLTTGTVRNYLTSVTTKLNARNRVDAVRIAREEGWL; encoded by the coding sequence ATGATCCGGGTGGTCGTGGCCGAGGACATGCACATGGTGCGCGGGGCGCTGGTCTCCCTGCTCGGCCTGGAGGGCGACATCGCGGTGGTGGCCGAGCTGGCTTCCGGTGACGGGATCCTGCCAGCGGTACGCGAGCACAAGCCGGACGTCGCGGTGCTCGACATCGACCTGCCCGGCACCGACGGGTTGACCGCCGCCGCCCAAGTCGCCGAGCAGGCTCCCCAGACCCGCACCCTGATCCTCACCGCGCTCGGACGGCCCGCCAACCTGCGCCGCGCCCTCGCCGCCAAGGCCGGCGGGTTCCTGCTCAAGGACGCCCCACCCGAGGAGCTGGCCGAGGGCATCCGCGGCGTGCACGCCGGGCGGCGGGTGGTGGACGGCCAGCTCGCCCTGGAGGCGTTGGACAGCCAGGAGTCACCGCTGACCGCGCGGGAGCTGGACGTGCTGCGCCTCATGGCCGAAGGGGCGGACGCCGCCGAGGTGGCCAAGCGGCTCTTCCTCACCACCGGCACAGTGCGCAACTACCTGACCTCGGTCACAACCAAGCTCAACGCGCGCAACCGCGTGGACGCGGTGCGCATCGCCCGTGAGGAGGGCTGGCTCTGA